In the Candidatus Electrothrix rattekaaiensis genome, one interval contains:
- a CDS encoding valine--tRNA ligase, with product MTENNTPEQTSGKYDLPKAYAFEEVEQRWYEYWLEHKTFSAKMEEGKDAFSIVIPPPNVTGVLHIGHALNNTLQDLLTRYHRMKGDNTLWVPGTDHAGIATQNVVERQLATEDKTRHDLGRDKFIERVWQWKTDKGGTIINQLKRMGASCDWDRERFTMDEGLSKAVREVFVRLYDEGLIYKGDYIVNWCPRCLTALSDDEVEHDPTKGKLYHLRYPYADGSSEVIVATTRPETMLGDTAVAVHPEDERYKGLEKIGINLPLSDRVIPVVLDHHVQREFGTGALKVTPSHDRDDYEIGLRHDLERIKIMDDHGIMNEHAGKYAGMDRFACREQIVKDLEEMGFLDKIEEYDHAVGKCYRCATVVEPTTSKQWFVSVRPLADKAVAAVREERIKLYPDTWYNTFYAWMDNIRDWCISRQIWWGHRIPAWTCKECGKLIVALETPDACLICGSTDLEQETDVLDTWFSSALWPFSTLGWPEQTKELETFYPTSVLITSFDILFFWVARMMMMGLHFMDEVPFRDVYLHALVRDKHGKKMSKSTGNVIDPLVTMGQYGTDAFRFTLTAFAAQGREIKMDEERIDGYRRFINKLWNAARFAQMHIKDSDPSIVAAAEKPADLALPHRWILSRTNATIRDVRKALDGYDFNLIASAIYQFTWHEFCDWYVEWIKADLFSDDVTKREQARGVLLCVLENILKMLHPICPFVTEEIWSQLPGERGTIMLEAFPETNPAWPDTEADQSMQLLMDVISATRTIRSEADVHPSAKVHTSIICADAAKRDLLNDFNDSLCSMTRSESLSIMEAGTVPDDAGHVLTENGVEVFVPLKDLIDVEAELDKLARERKKIEQELKRVQGKLGNAKFLSNAPDAVVEKEKGKQAELETRLTKNEESRERLGKLG from the coding sequence ATGACAGAAAATAACACCCCGGAACAGACTTCGGGCAAATACGACCTTCCCAAGGCCTATGCCTTTGAAGAAGTAGAACAACGCTGGTACGAATACTGGTTGGAACATAAAACCTTTAGTGCCAAGATGGAGGAAGGTAAGGATGCATTTTCCATCGTTATTCCTCCACCCAATGTTACTGGTGTGCTCCATATCGGCCATGCCTTGAACAACACCCTCCAGGATCTGCTCACCCGCTATCACCGCATGAAGGGCGATAATACCCTTTGGGTGCCGGGCACGGATCACGCCGGTATTGCCACCCAAAACGTAGTGGAACGACAACTGGCCACGGAAGATAAAACCCGTCATGACCTAGGTAGGGACAAGTTCATTGAACGGGTCTGGCAATGGAAAACCGATAAAGGCGGCACCATTATCAATCAGCTCAAACGGATGGGCGCGTCCTGCGATTGGGACAGGGAACGCTTCACTATGGACGAAGGATTGTCCAAGGCCGTGCGCGAGGTTTTTGTCCGCCTGTATGACGAAGGCCTGATCTATAAGGGCGACTACATTGTCAACTGGTGCCCACGCTGTCTTACCGCGCTCTCTGACGACGAGGTCGAGCATGACCCCACCAAAGGCAAGCTCTATCATTTGCGCTATCCCTATGCGGACGGTTCTAGCGAAGTGATCGTAGCTACCACCCGCCCAGAGACCATGCTGGGTGATACAGCGGTGGCCGTCCATCCCGAAGATGAAAGATATAAGGGATTAGAAAAAATCGGCATCAATCTGCCCTTGTCGGATCGGGTGATTCCGGTGGTGCTGGATCATCATGTGCAACGGGAATTCGGGACCGGTGCCCTCAAGGTAACCCCATCCCATGACCGTGACGACTACGAAATCGGGCTACGTCATGATCTGGAACGAATTAAGATCATGGACGACCACGGCATCATGAATGAGCATGCTGGCAAGTATGCTGGTATGGATCGCTTTGCCTGCCGTGAGCAGATTGTCAAGGATCTCGAAGAGATGGGTTTTCTGGACAAAATCGAAGAGTACGACCATGCAGTGGGCAAGTGCTATCGCTGCGCCACCGTGGTCGAGCCCACCACCTCCAAACAATGGTTTGTCTCGGTGCGCCCCTTGGCGGACAAGGCTGTGGCTGCGGTCCGGGAGGAACGAATCAAGCTCTACCCGGATACCTGGTACAATACCTTCTATGCCTGGATGGATAATATCCGCGACTGGTGTATTTCCCGCCAAATTTGGTGGGGCCATCGGATTCCGGCCTGGACCTGCAAGGAATGCGGAAAACTGATAGTGGCCCTGGAGACTCCTGATGCCTGTCTTATCTGCGGCAGCACGGATCTTGAGCAGGAAACCGATGTGCTCGACACCTGGTTTTCCTCAGCCCTTTGGCCTTTTTCCACATTAGGCTGGCCTGAGCAGACCAAGGAGCTGGAGACCTTTTATCCAACCTCAGTGCTGATCACCAGTTTTGACATCCTCTTTTTCTGGGTCGCTCGGATGATGATGATGGGCCTCCATTTCATGGATGAGGTACCGTTCCGCGATGTTTATCTGCACGCCTTGGTGCGCGATAAGCACGGCAAAAAAATGTCCAAATCCACGGGTAACGTGATTGACCCGCTGGTCACTATGGGTCAGTACGGCACAGACGCCTTTCGCTTTACCCTGACTGCCTTTGCAGCCCAGGGCCGCGAGATCAAAATGGATGAGGAGCGCATTGACGGCTACCGTCGTTTTATCAATAAGCTCTGGAACGCAGCCCGTTTTGCCCAGATGCACATCAAGGACAGCGATCCGAGCATCGTGGCCGCCGCAGAAAAGCCTGCTGATCTCGCCCTGCCCCACCGCTGGATTCTCAGTCGTACTAACGCCACTATTCGCGACGTGCGCAAGGCCTTGGACGGCTATGATTTCAATCTGATCGCCTCAGCCATCTACCAGTTTACTTGGCATGAGTTCTGCGACTGGTATGTGGAGTGGATCAAGGCAGACCTGTTTTCTGATGATGTAACAAAACGCGAGCAGGCCAGAGGCGTGCTCCTCTGTGTATTGGAAAACATCCTCAAGATGCTCCATCCTATCTGCCCCTTTGTTACCGAAGAAATCTGGAGCCAGCTGCCCGGCGAACGCGGCACCATCATGCTGGAAGCCTTTCCTGAGACCAACCCGGCTTGGCCAGATACTGAGGCGGATCAATCCATGCAGCTACTGATGGATGTGATCTCTGCTACCCGTACCATCCGGAGCGAGGCTGATGTTCATCCGAGTGCTAAAGTGCATACCTCAATCATCTGCGCCGATGCGGCCAAGCGTGATCTGCTCAATGACTTTAACGATTCGCTCTGCTCCATGACCCGTTCTGAATCGCTCTCCATCATGGAAGCAGGCACTGTGCCGGACGATGCTGGCCATGTGCTCACTGAAAACGGGGTCGAGGTTTTTGTTCCGCTCAAGGATCTGATTGACGTGGAAGCGGAATTGGACAAGCTGGCCCGTGAGCGCAAGAAGATTGAGCAGGAACTCAAGCGGGTGCAGGGTAAGCTGGGGAATGCAAAATTCCTGAGCAATGCTCCTGATGCGGTGGTTGAGAAGGAAAAGGGCAAACAGGCGGAGCTGGAGACTCGCTTGACTAAGAATGAGGAATCAAGGGAGAGGTTGGGGAAATTGGGTTAA
- a CDS encoding AAA family ATPase — MIEQFEIKNFRGFSEYKIDDVGQVNLLVGTNNCGKTSILEAIRLLKSEGNLYDLLSVLLRRGERIQKDTEENRRIYGDLCRLFYGFELNPTSYFSITGHINNQDEVISVSVHDIPIQPELFEKEPDFSAGYHLNVRWNETKDQDFPLSLDGGLSYDYIRRRSNIKPSTVKESKLEFVPTSSLSTQEIVALFEEIVLTPDEDLVLDALRIIEPDITRLASLGGNTRYYPLRPGNYDRGGLFVKTSKWEERVPIGSFGDGIWRLLGLILSLVAAKNGTLLIDEIDTGLHHTVMSKMWKLICITARKLNVQVFATTHSSDCWKTLADNAVEDEFADMPIRIHRIDKNKKKPETFTNREMHLAVDREIEVR, encoded by the coding sequence ATGATTGAACAGTTTGAGATTAAAAATTTCAGAGGCTTTTCTGAATATAAAATTGACGATGTTGGGCAGGTAAATCTGCTGGTCGGCACGAATAACTGCGGGAAGACATCAATTCTCGAAGCGATTCGCCTGCTCAAATCAGAAGGAAACTTGTATGATCTTCTTTCCGTATTACTTAGAAGAGGTGAAAGAATCCAAAAAGATACCGAGGAAAACCGTAGAATTTATGGAGATTTATGCAGACTTTTTTACGGTTTCGAGTTGAATCCAACCTCTTATTTTTCTATTACAGGACATATTAATAATCAAGACGAAGTAATATCCGTTTCTGTTCACGATATTCCGATCCAACCTGAACTCTTCGAGAAGGAACCCGACTTTTCAGCAGGTTACCATCTTAATGTCCGTTGGAATGAAACGAAAGATCAAGATTTTCCGCTCAGTTTAGATGGTGGATTATCTTATGATTATATAAGAAGAAGGAGCAATATAAAACCGAGTACAGTAAAGGAAAGCAAACTTGAATTTGTACCAACCTCTTCTTTGTCCACACAAGAAATAGTTGCTTTATTTGAGGAGATAGTCCTAACGCCTGATGAAGACCTCGTGCTTGATGCCTTAAGAATTATTGAGCCTGATATTACTCGTCTCGCCTCACTTGGTGGAAACACTCGATATTATCCCCTTCGGCCAGGAAACTATGATCGTGGCGGACTCTTTGTTAAAACCAGCAAATGGGAAGAACGAGTCCCTATCGGCAGTTTTGGCGATGGCATCTGGCGATTACTCGGTCTCATTCTCTCTCTTGTTGCCGCAAAAAACGGCACCCTGCTCATTGACGAAATAGACACCGGCCTGCACCACACTGTCATGTCAAAGATGTGGAAACTTATCTGTATCACTGCAAGAAAACTCAACGTCCAGGTCTTTGCAACCACCCACAGCAGCGACTGCTGGAAAACGCTGGCAGATAATGCCGTTGAAGACGAGTTTGCCGACATGCCTATTCGTATCCATCGGATTGATAAAAACAAAAAGAAACCCGAAACCTTCACGAACAGAGAGATGCACCTTGCCGTAGATCGAGAAATAGAGGTGCGCTGA
- a CDS encoding DUF3226 domain-containing protein, translated as MARQYEKILLVEGAEDQRVIPELVEANGIQWGEEKKDWIVEIKSMDGVENLLNKEEINVQLKASGLKIMGIIVDADDKPAHRWQSIRNCLLERYPDIPEELPATGLIHHGEIKIGVWMMPDNQKRGMLETFLEFLLPDNSEALWELAGKTCEQAAVNGARFKEAHTDKAKIHTWLAWQNPPGRQMHDAVKQRIFSPTSPQAAVFKQWFQDLFEVTVTLKKDGETAKRRMREPKRCSL; from the coding sequence ATGGCCCGTCAATACGAGAAGATTCTCCTCGTTGAGGGTGCAGAAGATCAACGAGTCATTCCTGAACTTGTCGAAGCAAACGGCATACAGTGGGGCGAAGAGAAAAAAGACTGGATAGTTGAAATCAAATCTATGGATGGTGTCGAGAATCTCCTGAATAAAGAGGAGATCAATGTCCAGCTAAAGGCATCTGGCTTAAAAATTATGGGTATTATCGTTGACGCCGATGACAAGCCTGCCCATCGTTGGCAAAGCATCCGTAATTGCCTGCTTGAACGATACCCGGATATCCCCGAAGAATTGCCTGCAACCGGCTTAATCCATCACGGTGAAATCAAAATCGGAGTATGGATGATGCCTGATAATCAAAAACGAGGCATGCTGGAGACCTTTCTTGAATTTCTTCTCCCGGATAATAGCGAGGCGTTATGGGAACTGGCCGGGAAAACCTGCGAACAAGCCGCTGTAAATGGAGCAAGGTTTAAAGAAGCTCACACTGACAAAGCCAAAATCCATACTTGGCTGGCTTGGCAGAATCCGCCGGGACGACAAATGCATGATGCGGTCAAGCAGCGTATTTTCTCGCCGACTTCGCCGCAGGCAGCCGTTTTTAAGCAGTGGTTTCAGGATTTGTTCGAGGTCACAGTAACCCTGAAGAAGGACGGAGAGACGGCCAAGCGCAGAATGAGAGAGCCGAAGCGATGTTCGTTGTAA
- a CDS encoding pyridoxal-dependent decarboxylase, with amino-acid sequence MHWEKFADSAAMNLYLEEKLVLNNRYSTDSIMGVPASVLDREIFPYSIAPDSIYWKLLRENPNHIGCHTLSGSEPFFRGTQEIEKELLQICAKEILGAEADDYDGYVSSGGTESNIQALWIFRNRYILENCVQEADQADPDALQHCFLRHIQDIDVICSEDTHYSVHKAANILNLHQTDIPVDERTRQIRLDILSDHIDQEQAGGKKFFIIVLNMGTTMFGSVDEVAPITDVLDAKQVDYVIHIDAAFGGFIYPFTCLENKLSFRNRKISSFTLDAHKMLQAPYGTGIFLIRRQADGRSLLDYVTTVKAGYVKGFDSTLCGSRSGANAVSIWMILKMYGADGGTAFCQDLLRRTELICSALESLGVEYFRNPFMNIVALRASEKIRPVAERHHLVPDSHDGAACWYKIVVMDHVSEEMIDAFLQDMKKTLVGQTCEQAAAKGGKV; translated from the coding sequence ATGCACTGGGAAAAATTTGCCGATTCGGCAGCTATGAACCTGTATCTGGAAGAAAAACTGGTTCTGAACAACCGCTACAGCACGGATAGCATTATGGGCGTACCTGCTTCGGTGCTGGACCGGGAAATTTTTCCGTACAGCATTGCCCCGGACTCTATCTACTGGAAGCTGCTGCGTGAAAATCCCAATCATATCGGTTGCCACACTCTTTCAGGCAGCGAGCCGTTTTTTCGCGGCACCCAGGAGATTGAAAAGGAGCTGCTGCAAATCTGCGCTAAGGAGATCCTTGGTGCTGAAGCGGACGACTATGACGGCTATGTTTCCAGCGGCGGCACGGAGTCGAATATTCAAGCTCTATGGATATTCAGAAACCGCTACATCCTTGAGAACTGCGTGCAGGAGGCAGATCAGGCTGACCCTGACGCGCTCCAGCACTGTTTTCTGCGCCACATTCAAGACATTGATGTGATCTGCTCCGAAGATACGCATTACTCTGTCCACAAGGCGGCAAATATTCTTAATCTCCACCAGACAGACATTCCGGTTGACGAGCGCACCCGGCAAATCAGGCTGGATATCCTGTCTGATCATATTGACCAGGAGCAGGCTGGCGGTAAGAAATTCTTTATTATTGTCCTGAATATGGGCACCACCATGTTCGGCTCCGTAGATGAGGTCGCACCGATAACGGATGTGCTGGATGCAAAACAAGTTGATTATGTGATTCATATTGATGCCGCATTCGGCGGTTTTATCTACCCCTTCACCTGTCTGGAAAACAAACTCTCCTTTCGCAACAGGAAAATCAGTTCCTTCACCTTGGATGCGCACAAGATGCTGCAGGCACCCTACGGCACCGGTATCTTTCTTATCAGACGGCAAGCGGACGGCAGAAGTCTGCTGGACTATGTGACCACGGTTAAGGCAGGCTATGTCAAAGGCTTTGACAGCACCCTCTGCGGCAGCCGCTCCGGGGCGAATGCTGTTTCCATCTGGATGATCTTAAAAATGTACGGTGCGGACGGAGGTACAGCCTTTTGTCAGGATTTACTCCGCCGAACCGAGCTGATCTGCTCCGCCTTGGAGAGCCTGGGCGTGGAGTATTTCCGCAATCCATTTATGAATATTGTTGCTTTGAGGGCTTCTGAAAAAATCAGACCGGTTGCGGAGAGACATCATTTAGTTCCTGACAGCCACGACGGCGCAGCGTGCTGGTACAAAATCGTGGTGATGGATCATGTCAGCGAAGAAATGATTGATGCCTTTCTTCAGGATATGAAAAAGACTCTGGTCGGACAGACCTGCGAACAAGCCGCTGCAAAAGGGGGCAAGGTTTAA
- a CDS encoding DUF4197 domain-containing protein, whose translation MKNALIIMGAVGVISSWLPNPAYAEGSWLNDGVTILNNLSQGTEGKVLKKSSDDEIGEAFKQALRIGTENVVSKLGATDGFNADPAIHIPLPVELNAIKTMLSQVGMSQLSDELEVKLNRAAESATQKAKQLFLQAITDMTFQDIMKIYEGPENSATKYFQSKMSPPLKKEMQPLVENTLSQVGAIQAYDQITRQYNTLPFVPDVKTNLTEHVLQKGLEGIFFYVAKEEASIRKDSAKQTTALLKKVFGIQ comes from the coding sequence ATGAAAAACGCTTTAATTATCATGGGTGCAGTAGGGGTTATATCTTCATGGTTACCAAATCCAGCATATGCAGAAGGCTCTTGGTTGAATGACGGGGTTACTATTTTAAACAACTTGAGTCAGGGAACTGAGGGGAAAGTATTAAAAAAATCGAGCGATGATGAGATCGGAGAGGCATTTAAACAAGCACTTCGTATTGGGACTGAAAATGTAGTGAGCAAACTGGGTGCCACGGATGGTTTCAATGCCGACCCAGCTATCCATATACCTTTACCGGTAGAACTCAATGCAATAAAAACGATGTTATCTCAGGTTGGAATGTCTCAACTATCTGACGAACTTGAAGTAAAGTTGAACCGAGCAGCAGAGTCTGCGACTCAAAAAGCCAAACAACTTTTCTTGCAAGCAATAACCGACATGACTTTTCAAGACATAATGAAAATTTATGAAGGGCCTGAAAATTCTGCGACAAAGTATTTCCAGAGCAAAATGTCCCCGCCTTTAAAAAAAGAAATGCAACCTCTAGTTGAAAATACGCTGTCACAGGTAGGGGCAATTCAAGCGTATGACCAGATTACCCGTCAATATAACACGTTGCCATTTGTACCTGATGTTAAAACAAATTTAACAGAACATGTACTTCAAAAAGGGCTGGAAGGAATATTTTTCTACGTAGCAAAAGAAGAGGCGAGTATTCGTAAAGATTCCGCAAAACAGACGACAGCACTATTGAAAAAAGTTTTTGGTATTCAGTAA
- a CDS encoding translation initiation factor Sui1: MKSKQNKGIVYSTERGRTCPKCGNSIKECICGKEYLRPPNDSIVRIGRETKGRKGSGVCIITGVPLDDKDLKKLAKQLKQKCGTGGTVKLGTIEIQGDHRDILQQELLRLGYTVKLSGG; the protein is encoded by the coding sequence ATGAAATCAAAACAAAATAAGGGTATTGTATATTCCACAGAGCGCGGGAGGACTTGTCCAAAATGTGGCAATTCCATCAAAGAATGTATTTGTGGTAAGGAATACCTGAGACCTCCCAATGACAGTATTGTGCGAATAGGTCGAGAAACCAAAGGCCGTAAAGGATCAGGGGTATGCATTATAACTGGAGTACCCCTTGATGATAAAGATCTTAAAAAACTAGCTAAGCAACTCAAACAAAAATGTGGCACCGGCGGTACTGTAAAATTAGGTACTATTGAGATACAAGGTGATCATCGAGATATTCTTCAGCAAGAACTCTTACGACTGGGATATACAGTTAAATTATCAGGCGGATAG
- a CDS encoding OFA family MFS transporter — protein sequence MSEKISKVSSSSITVKNKGWIVVFAGLGINLALGVLYTWSVVSKGIPDVWGWSEAAKSLPYSVACLVFSLVMVPAGSMQDRIGPRTVASIGGLLVGIGLLTASQTTTTLGFIFGFGILAGAGIGFGYASATPPAVKWFPAARTGLIAGIVVSGFGLASVYVAPLVKTLIQAYSLSTTLMILGVGFLLIVVGLAQFLQPPPMGYIPAGTPPLPANKSAAKMEYHPKEMLKTWQFYALWFMYACGAGAGLMIISKLAKIAEIQSGVSLGFVLVAILAVGNGGGRIVAGILSDKIGRKTTLFSCFVLQAVIILLLSQAGAGNILGSSLVLGILSALVGANYGANLALFPSITKDYYGIRNFGVNYGLVFTAWGLGGFTLSLLAGQVYDKTQTFTFAYYCSAALLVAAALMALCLKPVQQKV from the coding sequence ATGTCTGAAAAAATATCCAAGGTATCCTCATCGTCAATTACCGTAAAAAACAAAGGCTGGATAGTTGTCTTTGCCGGTCTTGGCATCAATCTCGCTCTCGGTGTTCTGTACACATGGAGCGTGGTGAGCAAAGGAATTCCAGACGTATGGGGGTGGTCAGAGGCAGCCAAATCTCTCCCTTACTCAGTCGCCTGTCTGGTCTTCTCACTGGTTATGGTGCCAGCGGGAAGTATGCAGGATCGAATCGGTCCGCGAACAGTAGCGAGTATTGGTGGATTATTGGTGGGCATTGGCTTGCTGACAGCCAGCCAGACAACAACCACCCTTGGTTTTATCTTCGGCTTTGGAATCCTGGCTGGAGCCGGTATTGGCTTTGGTTATGCCTCGGCTACACCACCTGCCGTCAAGTGGTTTCCTGCGGCTCGAACTGGCCTGATCGCTGGCATTGTCGTTTCTGGATTTGGACTGGCAAGTGTTTATGTGGCCCCACTGGTTAAAACATTAATTCAAGCCTACAGCCTCTCTACAACTCTGATGATTTTGGGTGTCGGCTTTCTTCTTATTGTTGTAGGGCTGGCCCAGTTTCTTCAGCCTCCCCCAATGGGTTATATACCTGCTGGAACCCCACCTCTGCCAGCTAATAAGAGTGCTGCCAAGATGGAGTATCACCCCAAGGAAATGCTTAAAACATGGCAATTTTATGCTCTCTGGTTCATGTATGCCTGCGGAGCAGGGGCTGGGTTGATGATTATTTCTAAGCTCGCAAAAATAGCAGAGATTCAATCCGGCGTAAGCTTGGGCTTTGTTCTTGTTGCCATTCTGGCTGTTGGCAATGGTGGTGGAAGGATAGTCGCTGGCATACTCTCTGATAAGATTGGTCGGAAAACGACGCTCTTCAGCTGTTTCGTCCTGCAAGCGGTGATAATCCTCCTCCTGTCACAGGCCGGAGCTGGTAATATTCTCGGGTCAAGCCTTGTTCTTGGAATTCTTTCAGCCTTGGTCGGGGCAAACTACGGTGCTAACCTTGCTCTGTTTCCATCGATCACCAAGGATTACTATGGCATTCGGAACTTTGGTGTAAATTATGGACTGGTCTTCACAGCCTGGGGCCTGGGTGGCTTTACGCTGTCACTGCTTGCCGGGCAAGTATATGATAAGACGCAGACCTTTACCTTTGCGTATTACTGTTCAGCTGCTCTTCTTGTCGCAGCGGCACTGATGGCTCTGTGTCTCAAACCGGTACAGCAGAAGGTATAA
- a CDS encoding cytidylate kinase family protein, translating to MAIITISRGTYAGGRDVASQLAKNLDYPVLSREEVLHEIDRDYGIPEVTINKTMNGAPPFWQQVPGKRLAYVKCITAAILAHAKDGNLVYHGVNGHLLLSHLPQVLRVRIIANMEYRIEALMKREPQSKDKAIAHIQRVSKDRSRWTKLLFNVDWKDPGLYDLILNLDKVSTETACTAIAGMAEQKEFMPSPENQKIFEDFRLSCRVWATLANNPATNCAAIQVQANDGEVTIDGTANSVKALELIPQIAGGVEGVSSVQCEIGVGTNWYW from the coding sequence ATGGCAATTATTACTATTAGTCGAGGTACCTATGCAGGAGGTAGAGACGTTGCCTCCCAACTTGCTAAGAACCTTGACTACCCTGTTCTCAGCCGGGAAGAAGTGCTCCACGAAATAGACAGGGACTACGGCATTCCAGAAGTAACTATAAATAAAACAATGAATGGTGCTCCACCATTCTGGCAGCAGGTTCCCGGCAAGCGCCTAGCGTACGTAAAGTGTATAACGGCTGCTATCCTGGCACATGCGAAAGATGGAAATCTTGTTTACCATGGGGTCAATGGCCATCTGCTTCTCTCACATCTTCCCCAGGTACTTCGGGTCAGGATAATTGCTAACATGGAGTACCGCATAGAAGCTCTTATGAAAAGAGAACCGCAAAGCAAAGATAAAGCAATTGCTCATATCCAGCGGGTCAGCAAGGATCGAAGCCGGTGGACCAAGCTGCTCTTCAATGTTGACTGGAAGGACCCCGGTCTCTATGATTTGATTTTGAATTTGGATAAAGTCAGTACAGAGACTGCCTGTACAGCTATTGCTGGCATGGCGGAACAAAAGGAGTTTATGCCTTCCCCTGAAAACCAGAAAATTTTTGAGGACTTCAGGCTGAGTTGTAGAGTTTGGGCGACATTGGCCAATAATCCTGCGACCAACTGTGCTGCTATCCAGGTACAAGCCAATGACGGAGAGGTTACCATTGATGGTACTGCCAATTCAGTTAAAGCATTGGAGTTGATTCCTCAAATAGCAGGAGGCGTAGAAGGGGTAAGCAGTGTCCAGTGTGAAATTGGCGTTGGAACGAATTGGTACTGGTAA
- a CDS encoding Uma2 family endonuclease: MGLPQRKVFTKDEYLLLEEKADTKHELVNGEIYAMAGAKENHVKITGNIFRNIANHLLESSCDVYSSDMKLSAGFDCYYPDVFVKCDPDDNDELVKEKPILIVEVLSESTKHFDRGDKLQNYLRIPSLQEYILVSQKEIEVWIYRRREKKWEMEILKENDELHFISIDLKIAVGDLYAKVLFS; this comes from the coding sequence ATGGGATTACCGCAAAGGAAGGTATTTACAAAAGATGAATATCTGTTATTAGAAGAAAAAGCAGATACAAAGCATGAGTTAGTTAACGGTGAAATCTATGCAATGGCCGGTGCTAAAGAAAATCATGTGAAAATAACGGGTAACATATTCAGAAATATTGCAAATCATTTACTTGAATCTTCATGTGATGTTTATTCAAGTGATATGAAATTATCAGCAGGGTTTGATTGTTATTATCCCGATGTTTTTGTCAAATGCGACCCGGACGATAATGACGAATTGGTTAAAGAAAAACCAATACTTATTGTTGAAGTTTTATCAGAATCAACGAAACATTTTGACAGAGGGGATAAACTACAAAATTATCTCAGAATTCCAAGTTTACAAGAATATATTCTGGTGAGTCAGAAAGAAATTGAAGTTTGGATATACAGGCGAAGAGAAAAAAAGTGGGAGATGGAAATCTTGAAAGAGAATGATGAACTTCATTTTATTTCTATTGATTTGAAAATAGCAGTTGGAGATTTATACGCAAAAGTTCTATTTTCCTGA